A single window of Coffea eugenioides isolate CCC68of chromosome 7, Ceug_1.0, whole genome shotgun sequence DNA harbors:
- the LOC113777345 gene encoding uncharacterized protein LOC113777345, giving the protein MRALLSRSFYWPKMKEDIEAYVKTCHVCQQDKVERKKEPGLLQPLFSMYAVFISAPKVCPADAAAELFYRHDGSHCPAVHRFARTKQELIYETRDSLLVSQQRMKKYAYQRRGDLEFQVGDQVMLKLTLQILKKVSSKTVHRGFIPKYDGPFEVIKKVGRVAYRLKLPDRLQIHPTFHVSFLKPFNQDKMDEGRKQAKRASPVIRKQFQKDVEAILDHRTMGQSKKNRRTDYLIHWKGETELDATWE; this is encoded by the exons ATGAGGGCATTGCTATCGCGGAGCTTTTACTGGCCAAAGATGAAAGAGGATATCGAAGCATACGTGAAAACTTGCCATGTTTGTCAACAAGACAAGGTGGAAAGGAAGAAGGAGCCAGGCTTGTTGCAGCCTTT ATTTTCTATGTATGCTGTGTTTATTAGTGCGCCGAAGGTGTGCCCGGCTGATGCTGCTGCTGAGTTGTTTTACAGACAT GACGGGAGTCATTGTCCAGCCGTACACCGGTTTGCTCGTACCAAGCAAGAACTTATATATGAAACGAGGGATAGTTTGCTGGTGTCACAACAACGCATGAAAAAGTACGCATACCAACGTAGAGGGGACTTGGAGTTCCAAGTGGGAGATCAAGTGATGCTGAAATTGACTCTCCAAATTTTGAAGAAAGTAAGCAGCAAGACAGTCCATCGTGGGTTCATTCCTAAGTACGATGGACCATTCGAGGTGATTAAGAAGGTGGGTCGTGTAGCCTATCGGTTGAAACTGCCCGACAGACTCCAGATTCACCCGACCTTCCATGTGAGCTTTCTGAAGCCTTTCAATCAGGATAAGATGGATGAAGGACGGAAGCAAGCAAAACGTGCTTCGCCGGTGATCCGCAAGCAATTCCAAAAAGATGTGGAGGCCATACTAGACCACAGAACGATGGGGCAGAGCAAAAAAAATAGACGGACAGACTATCTGATCCATTGGAAGGGAGAAACTGAGTTGGATGCTACTTGGGAATGA